The Bacillus spongiae DNA window AAAAAGTATTTATTTTCTTTGCAGATTTGTTGTTTAACCCGTGGGTATCGGGAATCTTACTTGCTGCGATATTATCAGCCATCATGAGTACGATTGACTCCCAATTACTCGTTTCATCTAGTGCGTTAGCAGAAGACTTTTATAAAGCAATATTTAGAAAAGATGCTACAGATAAAGAATTGGTATGGGTTGGTCGCTTTGGTGTTGTCATTATATCAATAATTGCCATTCTTCTTGCCTATCAAGGTAATCAGACGGAAGGTGCATCCGTGCTAAATTTAGTTAGTTATGCATGGGGAGGATTTGGAGCAGCCTTTGGTCCTGTCATATTATTTTCTTTATACTGGAGAAACATGAACGGAATTGGTGCTCTAGCTGGAATTATAACGGGGGCTGTAACGGTTGTCGTTTGGAAGCAATTGACTGTTGCAAAATTCATTCCATTCAATTTATATGAAATTGTTCCTGGCTTTATTTTTGCGTCGTTGGCCATTATCCTATTTAGCCTCATTGGAAATTCGCCACCTAAAGCAATTCTAGATGAGTTTAAGGAAGCGGTAGAAAACGATAATGAAAAACCTCAAACATAATTAGTGTATGACGGTATTAGAAGATAGTAAATGAAAACACCTGTGAATGAGGGAATCGTTCACAGGTGTTTTTTGTAGAGAAGAAGTCTTTTACATAGGTTGTTTAAAAATAATACTTTCTATAGAGCATTTATCTGGAATTTGATAAGCGTTTTTTAGTGGGAAAATGATTGAATTGAAGGTTTTATTTTGAAATAATTGGTATTAGCAAACAGGGAGTATAGTTTAGTAATTAGGGATTGGAGATGCTGGGGATGAAAGCTGTTTTTTTAGACCGTGATGGTACTATTGGAGGAACTGGTGGTGGAATGCATCCGTTTGAATTTTCAATGTATGAATTTGCTCCTAAAGCTATAAGATTACTCAATGAGTCTGGAGTAAAAGTATTTCTCTTTACAAACCAAACAAGGGTTGGGAGAGGGTACTTTACAGAAGATGAACTATTAAAAGGATTCAAGATGATGAAACAGGAGTTAGGGAAACATTCTGCATTTTTAGACGACATTTTCTATTGTCCTCATAACCCTATTGATGAATGTGAATGTCAAAAACCTAATATTGGTTTATTGTTGGAGGCGCAGGAAAAATACAATTTAGACCTTAAAGAATGTTATATCGTTGGAGATACAGGAAATTCAGATATGGTAGCTGCTAGTAAAGCTGGTACCAAAAAGGTACTAGTTAAGACAGGCTGGGGAGAAGGTTCCCTTACTGAGTACCGTGATAGTTGGAAAGGGATTGATCCTGACTTCATCGCAAATGATTTAGTAGAGGCAGTAAATTGGATTACTAATGATTTACAAAATCTAGAGTTCAAGTCTTCATGAGACAGGGACCAATTTGTATTAAGAGAAGCGTAGTAATTCATAAAAGGGGTTATGGCAATGAACAAAACGGAATCACTCAAAATTAACAAAGAGGGTTGGGATAAGGTTGCTGAGGAGTTTTTTTCTGCCTGTGCCTTACCTGTTTATGGTCCCTTTGCACCTAGTGAAACGGAACTAAATCTTTTTGACGAAGTAAAATCGAAGAAAATATTAGAAATAGGGTGTGGAAGTGGTCACTCGTTACAATATTTGAACGAGAAAGGGGCAAGTGAATTATGGGGATTGGACTTATCGAGTTCTCAAATAGACACTGCCAATAAGTTATTAAAACAAAATCAAGTGAAGGCTAATTTATTTGTAAGCCCGATGGAAACAAACCCTGGAATACCAGAAAACTATTTTGATATAGTTTGTTCAATCTTTGCATTAGGCTGGACAACGGACCTTTCAGCAACTTTACGTAATATTTTTTCCTATTTAAAACCAAAGGGTACGTTTATATTTAGTTGGGAACACCCTTTATATAGTAAAATAAAGTATGATGGGGATCATTACATAATAAATGATTCTTATAATTCAGAGGGAGAGAATAAGAAGGAATCTTGGCGTGGAGTTCCCATTGTAATGAATCAAAGAAAAATGTCGACGTTTATAAATGAACTTATCAGTACAGGATTTATTCTTGAAGTGATAGTGGAAGAATTTAGTGGTGAAGTACATAATGATTGTAGTCCATATGATTGGTACTCATCTAAAAGAGCTTCTTTAATCCCAGCAACAATGATTGTTAAGTGTTATAAGCCTTTTTAACTAGCATTTATTTTTTCAACGAAAAGGTAGGATTGAGGAAGATATACATATTAGGGGGATTGTTTAATGTTCGTCGTAAATGTAGAAGGTGCTATATACAGCAACGGTAAATGGCTATTAATCTTGAGAAGTGAAAAGGAGGAACACGCTGGAGGCACTCTTTCACTAGTAGGTGGAAAGTGTGAAGTGGAAGGAGTTTCATCTGATATTCTTGAAAGGACGTTAAAACGAGAAATCTATGAAGAAGTAGGCAGTGAAGTGAATGATCTTAAATATGTTAATAGTTCCTCCTTTGTTACCGATTCAGGAATAAATGTCATTGATATTGTGTTTCTTTGTCACCATAAGTTGGGCGAACCTTATGCTAAAAGCAGTGACGAAGTGGAAGACGTTCTTTGGATGACGACTTCAGAGATTCTTGCTCATAGGGAGATACCTGCTTATTTAAAGAAAAACATTAAGCTTGCAGAAAAAACACTACAAGATAATTTGTAGTGTATTAATCATACATATTCTTATATCAGTAGAAATAACGCGGTCTCCTTTAGGGATCTTAAGCTTCTTCGTTCTTTCATTGGAAGGTTGAGTTTATCTAATAATGTGTTGATTCATAGCGAAGTTGTTGGGGGAAGGAACTTAGGCTTGAGCGGAAAGTTGTTTTAACACATTAACATCTATAATAGGCTCTACATAAAAAGGAGGATGACCGTTGGAATTTAGAAAAGGATCTTTACTGTCTTTTATATTGGTAGTCATTGCTGCTTTTGTAGTGTTCTTCGTTATGCATATTAACACTGATCATTATAATTTGACTTATATTTTTAATTTTTTTTCCGGTGGCTTAATAGGTTGCACAATTGTTAAAGGAATAAGAAAAATTATATTTTTTTATTTATTCGTTATTATCATAGTCATCATTATCAATCAATTCTTCATTACTGGTTTTGCAAATATAAATTATTTCTCCATTATCTTAATAGTGGCAGGGTTCTTTTTTGGCAGGTACATAGAAAATAAACTAGAAGGAAGCAATTAAATTAAAGGATAGTAGAAAAGATGCTTCTGCTTTATGGTGAAAATATGGAACATGTTTGCAGCACTTCATTAGAAGGTTAAATATTTATCAACAAAGAAAGAGCATTAGAATCCCTTATGAAAAGGAGAAATGGTTTTTCTGTAACCTTTACTATGCCTATAAAGTAAACATTTGTTTAATAAAGCATCCACATAAGCCTTACTCTACATCAAAAGTCGTATATAAAATCAAACAATTTCCTGAAGAGACTAATTAAACTAGCATGTATCCTATTTGTACGGAGTAGTAAGGACAACTCTGCTCTACACCCTCTACCTCTATTAGAGGGAACAAAGGACCGACGAATTTAGAGTTGTAAAAAATGAAGTACATCAGTAGTATGGTTTCAGATTATGTTACAGCAGGTATTTCAATTAAGATGGTGAACGAACAAGAATATATTTGTATGTGTTATGACAAGTATTGAAAAAACTTAACAAAGTTTTTTATAGGTAGGATTATCATATGAAGACAAACTAAGTTATGAATGAGGAAGGGGAATTTACATGCAATTATTCCATTATCATTGGTGGACAGACAAATTAGAGGATATGGAAAATTTTTATCATCAGTTAGGGTTTGAAACGACAATAAGGGTCGGTAAATATAATGGAGAAATGCAAACCTTTCATCCCCCTTTGAAATGGGATGATTTTAGGGATAAAGGAATTACTTTTAGAATTATTGAGATGGTAAAGGGTCAAACAAACATTACATTTGGTCACGGAAAAAAGGATATGTTTGACCATATTGGTTTATTAGTGGATGAAACAGAGTATACGGAAATTATGGGTAAGGCTAAAGAACTGAACTGGAGAATAAATGAAGGTGACCGAAGGACCTTTATTTTTACTCCTTGGCATTTTAAGATTGAATTGCAAAAACGAAACGATGTTATTTCCAAGGACAAACACACATTTATAGACACGATAGAGATTGACATACCTTTCAAAGAAAATCCTGAATTAATTGGGAGTCTATTAAATCTTGATACTTATCAACAAAATAACGATCAAGTAAAGGTGGGAGACAATAACTGGAATATTGTTCTTTGTAACAGTGCGGATACTAGATTAAAGTCGGTCTACTTTTCAGATGGTAACATTAATGAGAGCGATCCTGTTGGTGCGCATTTAAAAAGCAGTAAATAAAAACACTTAAACTTAATGGCAAATAGGTTGGAGCTAGTAAGAAAAAAATAGTAATAAAAAGCCTTGGAGAAATCCGGGCTTTTTTGTATTGAATGATGAATGATTCAACAAGAGAAAGAGTAATGTAGAAAAATGTCGAATGAAAATTCAGAAAAAATAAAAAGTTGCTGTTTCATTTTTGTGGTTGCTGTTATATAATACAAATGTATTCAAATAACTGTTTTATAACAAAGGAAACAAACAGATAAAAGGAAGTGACGAGGGAGAATGACCACAAAAACGGTTGGATTGACGATTATCGGTAAGGTGACGGAGAAGTACAAAGAGATATTGACACCAGAAGCCTTGCAGTTTATTGAACAGCTCGAAAGACGATTTGGTGTTCACCGTCAAGATTTACTGGAAGCGAGAAAGGAAAAACAAGCAAAGTTAAATGAGGGTGACACGTTTGCATTTTTACCTGAAACGGAACATATAAGAAGGTGCGATTGGACGATTGCTCCACTTCCTGAAAAGCTTCAAGACCGTCGCGTTGAAATAACAGGTCCTGTTGACCGGAAAATGGTCATTAATGCCCTTAACTCAGGTGCTAAAAGCTTTATGGCTTGTTTTGAAGACGCAACATCGCCTACATGGGAGAATGTGATTGAAGGACAACTTAACTTAAGGGATGCAGTGAATGAAACGATTTCATTTGAAGGAAATGGGAAGCAATATGAATTGAACGAGGAGACGGCCATTTTAAATGTGAGACCTCGTGGGCTTCATCTAGAAGAAAGGCACCTGATTTTAGATGGTAAACCAATTTCTGCTAGCTTAGTAGATTTTGGGCTGTTTTTCTTCCACAATGCTGCTCGTCTCGTACAGCAAGAGAAAGGACCGTATTTTTATTTACCGAAACTAGAAAGCTATTTAGAGGCTCGCTTATGGAATGATGTGTTTGTGTATGCACAAAAATATATTGGTATTCCAAGAGGGAGTATTAAAGCTACGGTATTAATTGAGACATTACCCGCGGTGTTTGAAATGGATGAAATATTGTTTGAATTAAGGGAACACTCGGCAGGGCTAAACTGTGGACGTTGGGATTATATATTTAGTTACTTAAAGAAACTTCGAGAAAAGGAAGAGATGATTTTACCGGATCGTTCACAAGTTACGATGACCGTTCCGTTCATGAGGAAGTATTCCTTACTCACGATTCAAACTTGTCACCGACGTCTAGCTCCAGCCATGGGCGGAATGGCTGCGCAGATTCCTGTGAAAAATGACGAGAGAAAAAATGAAGAAGCCTTTACGAAAGTAAGGGCAGATAAAGAGCGAGAAGCGATGGACGGTCATGATGGAACATGGGTGGCGCATCCTGGGCTCGTGCCAGTTGCCTATGAAGCATTCAATCGGGAGTTAAAAGACCTGCCTAATCAAATTGATACGAAAAAACAGGAGGATTTAACTGTATCAGCAGAAGAGTTAATAGAAGTACCTCAGGGTCAAATTACCGAAGAGGGTGTTCGGTTAAATATTAATGTTGGGATTCAATACATTGCTTCCTGGCTGAGCGGCCGCGGTGCAGTTCCGATTCACAACTTAATGGAAGATGCGGCTACGGCAGAAATATCAAGAGCACAATTATGGCAGTGGATTCGCCATCCAAAAGGTCAATTGCAAGATGGGCGTAAAGTGACGATGGAGCTTTATGACAAATTAAAGGAAGAAGAGCTTGAAAAAATTTGTATGGAAATAGGACATGAGGTGTACAAAGAGAGTCGCTTTGATGAAGCGGTCCAACTTTTTGACCAACTTATAAAAGAAGATGAATTCGTTGATTTTTTAACACTTCCAGGTTACGAGATTCTGACTAAATAATAGGAAAAAATATGAACTGTTTAGGGAGGAAATGAAAGTGAATAAACAAAATCGAGTAGTTAAGCTAACGGAAAATTGGGAAATGGACCCACGTTGGAACGGAATTACACGCACCTATACGCCAGAAGAAGTTATTAAATTAAGAGGGTCTGTTGATATTGAATATACATTAGCTCGTCGTGGCTCTGAAAAGTTGTGGAAGCTCCTTCACGAAGAGAATTATGTTCATGCTTTAGGAGCATTAACGGGTAATCAAGCGGTTCAGCAAGTAAAAGCAGGTCTAAAAGCCATTTATTTGAGTGGGTGGCAAGTTGCGGCTGACGCTAATTTATCAGGACATATGTATCCAGATCAAAGCTTGTATCCGGCGAATTCGGTCCCTCATGTAGTCAAACGCATTAATCAAGCACTTCAACGAGCAGATCAAGTTCAATTTGTAGAAGGTGACGATTCAATTGATTACTTCGTACCAATTGT harbors:
- a CDS encoding HAD-IIIA family hydrolase — encoded protein: MKAVFLDRDGTIGGTGGGMHPFEFSMYEFAPKAIRLLNESGVKVFLFTNQTRVGRGYFTEDELLKGFKMMKQELGKHSAFLDDIFYCPHNPIDECECQKPNIGLLLEAQEKYNLDLKECYIVGDTGNSDMVAASKAGTKKVLVKTGWGEGSLTEYRDSWKGIDPDFIANDLVEAVNWITNDLQNLEFKSS
- a CDS encoding class I SAM-dependent methyltransferase → MNKTESLKINKEGWDKVAEEFFSACALPVYGPFAPSETELNLFDEVKSKKILEIGCGSGHSLQYLNEKGASELWGLDLSSSQIDTANKLLKQNQVKANLFVSPMETNPGIPENYFDIVCSIFALGWTTDLSATLRNIFSYLKPKGTFIFSWEHPLYSKIKYDGDHYIINDSYNSEGENKKESWRGVPIVMNQRKMSTFINELISTGFILEVIVEEFSGEVHNDCSPYDWYSSKRASLIPATMIVKCYKPF
- a CDS encoding NUDIX domain-containing protein translates to MFVVNVEGAIYSNGKWLLILRSEKEEHAGGTLSLVGGKCEVEGVSSDILERTLKREIYEEVGSEVNDLKYVNSSSFVTDSGINVIDIVFLCHHKLGEPYAKSSDEVEDVLWMTTSEILAHREIPAYLKKNIKLAEKTLQDNL
- the aceB gene encoding malate synthase A; protein product: MTTKTVGLTIIGKVTEKYKEILTPEALQFIEQLERRFGVHRQDLLEARKEKQAKLNEGDTFAFLPETEHIRRCDWTIAPLPEKLQDRRVEITGPVDRKMVINALNSGAKSFMACFEDATSPTWENVIEGQLNLRDAVNETISFEGNGKQYELNEETAILNVRPRGLHLEERHLILDGKPISASLVDFGLFFFHNAARLVQQEKGPYFYLPKLESYLEARLWNDVFVYAQKYIGIPRGSIKATVLIETLPAVFEMDEILFELREHSAGLNCGRWDYIFSYLKKLREKEEMILPDRSQVTMTVPFMRKYSLLTIQTCHRRLAPAMGGMAAQIPVKNDERKNEEAFTKVRADKEREAMDGHDGTWVAHPGLVPVAYEAFNRELKDLPNQIDTKKQEDLTVSAEELIEVPQGQITEEGVRLNINVGIQYIASWLSGRGAVPIHNLMEDAATAEISRAQLWQWIRHPKGQLQDGRKVTMELYDKLKEEELEKICMEIGHEVYKESRFDEAVQLFDQLIKEDEFVDFLTLPGYEILTK